From the Rhodoferax sp. WC2427 genome, one window contains:
- a CDS encoding chaperone modulator CbpM → MNLTLIEWVWLDASETMTLDELSSCCGITPADLQELVEYSALVPLQPATQPPLFSAEWVTPLRTAGKLRSDFDLDLFSVALLLGHLNRIEALERQVKSLQALIPAHMA, encoded by the coding sequence ATGAACCTCACCCTCATCGAATGGGTCTGGCTGGATGCCAGCGAAACCATGACGCTGGACGAACTGTCCAGCTGCTGCGGCATCACCCCGGCCGACCTGCAGGAACTGGTGGAGTACAGCGCCCTGGTGCCGCTGCAACCTGCCACCCAGCCGCCGCTCTTCAGCGCCGAATGGGTCACCCCGCTGCGTACGGCAGGCAAGCTGCGCAGCGACTTTGACCTAGACCTGTTTTCCGTGGCCCTGCTGCTGGGCCACCTGAACCGCATCGAGGCCCTGGAGCGGCAAGTGAAGTCGCTCCAGGCCCTGATACCGGCCCACATGGCCTAG
- a CDS encoding GMC oxidoreductase yields the protein MDADIVIIGSGVGGGAMARSLAATGARILILERGERLPREPQNTDAEAVFAQRRYRAPERWLDGAGQPFQPGQYYFVGGHTKFYGTAMFRFRARDFEATEHADGTSPAWPITYADLEPYYAEAERVFGVHGQAGQDPTEPPRSSAYPHAAIPHEPLIGALADKLAAQGLHPFHMPSAVDLHQGGTCVRCGTCDAFPCAVGAKGDAETRLIDPALQHPNVTLQTGSQVLRLLTDARGQRIVAAEVLHQGQVQTIRAPLFILSAGAINSALLLQRSANAQHPRGLANSSDSVGRYYMNHNTSCLMGMLPGAVNTTRFTKTLALNDFYDGVPAHPTQLGHIQMLGNIQEPMVRSALPLLPRWAGRLLTRHSVDWLAMSEDLPHRDSTIRPLADGSAQLHWQRTNMASHATLVARTKALLRGLGFAAVLSRPFGIDTPSHQCGTVRMGSDPAQAALDPWCRAYDHPNLFVVDASFFPSSAALNPALTVAAQGLRVGEYVRKHLATF from the coding sequence ATGGACGCCGACATTGTCATCATCGGCTCCGGCGTGGGCGGCGGGGCCATGGCGCGCAGCCTGGCCGCCACCGGGGCCCGCATCCTGATCCTGGAACGCGGCGAACGCCTGCCGCGCGAGCCGCAAAACACCGACGCCGAAGCGGTGTTTGCCCAGCGCCGCTACCGCGCCCCCGAGCGCTGGCTGGACGGCGCGGGCCAGCCCTTCCAGCCCGGCCAGTACTACTTTGTGGGCGGCCACACCAAGTTTTATGGCACAGCCATGTTCCGCTTTCGGGCGCGCGACTTTGAGGCCACCGAGCACGCCGACGGCACCTCGCCCGCCTGGCCCATTACCTATGCCGATCTGGAGCCGTACTACGCCGAGGCCGAGCGCGTGTTTGGCGTGCACGGCCAGGCCGGGCAGGACCCGACCGAGCCGCCGCGCTCCAGTGCCTACCCGCACGCCGCCATCCCGCACGAGCCGCTGATCGGTGCGCTGGCCGATAAGCTGGCCGCCCAGGGGCTGCACCCGTTCCACATGCCGTCTGCCGTGGACCTGCACCAAGGCGGAACCTGCGTGCGCTGCGGCACCTGCGATGCCTTCCCCTGCGCCGTAGGGGCCAAGGGCGATGCCGAAACCCGGCTCATCGACCCGGCCTTGCAGCACCCCAACGTCACCCTGCAAACCGGCAGCCAGGTGCTGCGCCTGCTGACCGATGCACGTGGCCAGCGCATCGTGGCCGCCGAAGTGCTGCACCAGGGCCAGGTGCAAACCATCCGCGCGCCGCTGTTCATCCTGAGCGCCGGGGCGATCAACTCGGCCCTGCTGTTGCAGCGCTCGGCCAACGCCCAGCACCCGCGCGGCCTGGCCAACAGCTCGGACAGCGTGGGCCGCTACTACATGAACCACAACACCAGCTGCCTGATGGGCATGCTGCCGGGGGCGGTGAACACCACACGCTTCACCAAAACCCTGGCGCTGAACGACTTTTACGATGGCGTACCGGCCCACCCCACGCAGCTGGGCCACATCCAGATGCTGGGCAACATCCAGGAGCCCATGGTGCGTTCGGCCCTACCGCTGCTGCCGCGCTGGGCGGGCCGCCTGCTGACCCGGCACAGCGTGGACTGGCTGGCCATGTCCGAAGACCTGCCGCACCGCGACAGCACCATCCGCCCGCTGGCCGACGGCAGCGCGCAGCTGCACTGGCAGCGCACCAACATGGCCAGCCACGCCACGCTGGTGGCGCGCACCAAGGCGCTGCTGCGCGGCCTGGGTTTTGCGGCGGTGCTGAGCCGCCCGTTTGGTATCGACACGCCTTCGCACCAGTGCGGCACGGTGCGCATGGGCAGCGACCCGGCGCAGGCCGCGCTGGATCCCTGGTGCCGCGCCTACGACCACCCCAACCTGTTTGTGGTGGATGCCAGCTTCTTCCCGTCGTCTGCCGCGCTGAACCCGGCGCTGACCGTGGCCGCGCAGGGCCTGCGGGTAGGAGAATACGTGCGCAAACACTTGGCCACTTTCTAA
- a CDS encoding Gfo/Idh/MocA family protein yields the protein MAHTLGWGLVGASTIAHEWMVDAIRAQPGNTVGAVLSSNAQRGADYAAAHGIARSYTALDALLADPAVDAVYISTTNELHATQAIAAAAAGKHVLCEKPLAMNLADGQAIVAACKKAGVVLGTNHHLRNAATHQAMRDLIRSGAIGTPLFARVFHAVQLPVHLQGWRVNQADAGGGVVLDITVHDADTLRFLLDAEPVEAIAMTPSAGPLADGVMAVLRFDNGVLAQLHDAFNVPHAGTGIEIHGSLGSLVGRDVMTQRPVGEVRLRTADGERVVAVEPHNLYAHSLAAFNRAVLGQGAPAATGEDGLRSLAAALAVLEAARTGRSTPVATV from the coding sequence ATGGCACACACTTTAGGCTGGGGACTGGTAGGCGCGAGCACCATCGCGCACGAATGGATGGTCGACGCGATCCGCGCCCAGCCGGGCAACACGGTGGGGGCCGTGCTCAGCAGCAACGCCCAGCGCGGTGCCGACTACGCGGCGGCCCATGGCATCGCCCGGTCGTACACCGCCCTTGACGCGCTGCTGGCCGACCCGGCGGTGGATGCCGTCTACATCAGCACCACCAACGAGCTGCACGCCACGCAAGCCATTGCCGCCGCCGCTGCGGGCAAGCACGTGCTGTGCGAGAAGCCGCTGGCCATGAACCTGGCGGACGGCCAGGCCATCGTGGCGGCCTGCAAAAAAGCCGGGGTGGTGCTGGGCACCAACCACCACCTGCGCAACGCGGCCACGCACCAGGCCATGCGCGACCTGATCCGCAGCGGGGCCATCGGCACGCCGCTATTTGCCCGCGTGTTCCACGCCGTGCAACTGCCCGTGCACCTGCAGGGCTGGCGCGTGAACCAGGCCGACGCAGGCGGCGGCGTGGTGCTGGACATTACCGTGCACGATGCCGACACCCTGCGCTTTTTGCTGGATGCCGAGCCGGTGGAGGCCATTGCCATGACCCCCAGCGCAGGCCCGCTGGCCGATGGCGTGATGGCCGTGCTGCGCTTTGACAACGGCGTGCTGGCGCAACTGCACGATGCCTTCAATGTGCCGCACGCAGGCACCGGCATCGAGATCCACGGCAGCCTGGGCTCGCTGGTGGGGCGCGACGTGATGACGCAGCGGCCCGTGGGCGAGGTGCGGTTGCGCACCGCCGACGGCGAGCGCGTGGTGGCCGTGGAGCCGCACAACCTGTACGCCCATTCGCTGGCAGCCTTCAACCGGGCAGTGCTTGGCCAGGGCGCGCCTGCGGCGACCGGCGAAGACGGCCTGCGCTCTTTAGCCGCTGCGCTGGCGGTGCTGGAGGCCGCGCGCACCGGGCGCAGCACGCCGGTAGCCACCGTCTGA
- a CDS encoding substrate-binding domain-containing protein, with the protein MKAKITLHDVAEAAGVSTATVDRVLNSRLPVREGTTLRVIAAAEKLGYHAVGLMRARLKERVPVRHLGFCLQKRNDHFYQSLAAALQQAAAQNQPETCVAHITFMDALEPAAIAEQLLELGGKVDALAVVAVDHPHVTAAVETLFEQGTPCFALLSDISAPHRAGYIGLDNRQRGRTAAWAVSRLNRQTTGEVAVFVGSHRYLGHELAEISFRSYLRENAPGFKVLDTLVNLEDPQLAFEATLELLARHPDLVGLHLTGGGGAGVIRALREEAGDRQLVVVCNELNATTRAALIDGVVDLVIHTPQERLAQTAVAQMLAATLPGAVVAGPQQKLLAMDLFTPENMA; encoded by the coding sequence ATGAAAGCCAAAATCACCCTGCACGACGTGGCCGAGGCCGCGGGCGTGAGCACCGCCACCGTCGACCGCGTGCTCAACAGCCGCCTGCCGGTGCGCGAGGGCACCACCCTGCGCGTGATTGCCGCCGCCGAAAAGCTGGGCTACCACGCGGTGGGCCTGATGCGCGCCCGTCTGAAAGAGCGCGTGCCGGTGCGCCACCTGGGTTTTTGCCTGCAAAAACGCAACGACCATTTCTACCAAAGCCTGGCCGCCGCGCTGCAGCAGGCCGCGGCCCAGAACCAGCCCGAAACCTGCGTGGCCCACATCACCTTCATGGACGCGCTGGAGCCCGCAGCCATTGCCGAGCAGCTGCTGGAACTGGGCGGCAAGGTGGACGCGCTGGCGGTGGTGGCCGTCGACCACCCGCACGTCACGGCGGCGGTCGAGACGCTGTTTGAACAAGGCACGCCCTGCTTTGCGCTGCTCAGCGACATCAGCGCGCCGCACCGGGCGGGCTACATCGGGCTGGACAACCGCCAGCGTGGCCGCACCGCCGCCTGGGCCGTCAGCCGCCTGAACCGGCAGACCACGGGCGAAGTAGCGGTGTTTGTGGGCAGCCACCGCTACCTGGGGCATGAGCTGGCCGAGATCAGCTTTCGCTCCTACCTGCGCGAAAACGCGCCCGGCTTCAAGGTGCTGGACACGCTGGTGAACCTGGAAGACCCGCAGCTCGCTTTTGAGGCCACGCTGGAGCTGCTGGCACGCCACCCGGATCTGGTGGGCCTGCACCTGACCGGCGGCGGCGGCGCGGGCGTGATCCGGGCGCTGCGCGAAGAGGCGGGGGACCGACAGCTGGTGGTGGTGTGCAACGAGCTCAACGCCACCACCCGGGCCGCGCTGATCGACGGCGTGGTGGACCTGGTGATCCACACCCCGCAAGAGCGCCTGGCCCAAACGGCCGTGGCCCAGATGCTGGCCGCCACCCTGCCCGGCGCGGTGGTTGCCGGGCCGCAGCAAAAGCTGCTGGCGATGGACTTGTTTACGCCGGAGAACATGGCCTGA
- a CDS encoding heme-degrading domain-containing protein, producing MIEDEKTLLQELLRQEETLQFGRFNSETALNLGLGLVNAARQAGQSVLVDIRVGDLQLFQHAMEGCNPDNVDWVRRKNNVVRRFARSSFYMGTLYRSKGTDFDAATGLDPREFAAHGGAFPIRIRGVGPVLGTVTVSGLPQAEDHALAVAVLQTLV from the coding sequence ATGATCGAAGACGAAAAAACCCTGCTGCAAGAGCTGCTGCGCCAGGAAGAAACCCTGCAATTTGGCCGCTTCAATAGCGAGACCGCCCTGAACCTGGGTCTGGGCCTTGTGAACGCGGCGCGGCAGGCCGGGCAGTCGGTGCTGGTGGACATCCGCGTGGGCGATCTGCAACTGTTCCAACACGCCATGGAGGGCTGCAACCCCGACAACGTGGACTGGGTGCGCCGCAAGAACAATGTGGTGCGCCGCTTCGCCCGCAGCTCGTTCTACATGGGCACGCTGTACCGCAGCAAGGGCACCGATTTTGATGCCGCCACCGGCCTGGACCCGCGCGAGTTTGCCGCCCACGGCGGCGCGTTTCCGATCCGCATCCGCGGCGTGGGCCCGGTGCTGGGCACCGTCACGGTGTCGGGCCTGCCGCAGGCCGAGGACCACGCCCTGGCCGTGGCGGTGCTGCAAACGCTGGTGTGA
- a CDS encoding helix-turn-helix domain-containing protein — translation MQPWLEQVTRSSGQSWTLFDRQLPAFPFNWHYHPEFELTLTLNSSGQRFVGDHVGQYFDADLVLVGPNLPHAWQSRTALDPSQPHRALVLWFQPQWAYGLTQPYPELDSIVPLLADARRGVAFSAAVVATVRPRLLALVDMAPAQRWLGLVEVLLLLAADRQRQLLALQGFASDKLPRDRARLDRVLAHLHAHYAEPIRLETLADLAAMSVSQLQRAFKRSTRSTVSGYLAQLRIGHACALLLDGNRPIAQIAEATGYRQQGYFTRQFRAVKGMAPLAFRRGFGAASPSAKP, via the coding sequence ATGCAGCCCTGGTTGGAACAAGTCACCCGCAGCAGCGGCCAGTCGTGGACGCTGTTTGACCGGCAGCTGCCCGCGTTTCCCTTCAACTGGCACTACCACCCCGAGTTCGAGCTGACCCTCACATTGAACAGCAGCGGCCAGCGCTTCGTGGGCGACCACGTAGGCCAGTACTTTGATGCCGACCTGGTGCTGGTCGGCCCGAATCTGCCGCACGCCTGGCAGTCGCGCACCGCCCTGGACCCATCGCAGCCGCACCGCGCCCTGGTGCTGTGGTTCCAGCCACAGTGGGCTTACGGCCTGACCCAGCCCTACCCGGAGCTGGACAGCATCGTCCCGCTGCTGGCCGATGCGCGCCGGGGCGTGGCCTTCAGCGCGGCTGTGGTAGCCACCGTGCGGCCCCGGCTGCTGGCGCTGGTGGACATGGCCCCGGCACAGCGCTGGCTAGGCCTGGTGGAGGTGCTGTTGCTGCTGGCCGCCGACCGCCAGCGCCAGCTGTTGGCCCTGCAAGGTTTTGCCAGCGACAAGCTGCCGCGCGACCGGGCCCGGCTGGACAGGGTGCTGGCCCATCTGCATGCCCACTACGCCGAACCGATCCGCCTGGAGACGCTGGCCGACCTGGCAGCCATGAGCGTGAGCCAGTTGCAGCGCGCCTTCAAGCGCAGCACCCGCAGCACCGTCAGCGGCTACCTGGCGCAGCTGCGCATCGGCCACGCCTGCGCCCTGCTGCTGGACGGCAACCGCCCCATCGCCCAAATAGCCGAGGCCACCGGCTACCGCCAGCAGGGCTATTTCACCCGGCAGTTCCGGGCGGTGAAAGGTATGGCACCGCTGGCGTTTCGACGCGGATTTGGCGCCGCCTCGCCAAGCGCAAAACCTTGA
- a CDS encoding helix-turn-helix domain-containing protein, which translates to MATRVIPNYALYGDQAAPGWQSSFDFEWIPQRSRPYNWEIRPHKHDAFLQILYLLQGTAEVQIDHGKFAVRAPCLLLIPAQTVHAFSFSDDMDGPVVTAAQRPLESLAAVAMPGLLPTIRKPAIITLDGSSGHAELLMPLFLSIEREAHLLSAGQVNAGMALVAAVCVQVARLAQVQQAAQALGNPRKTQQIEKFRAMVDERFKQHLPITAYAEQLGITPGQLSRLCREVLGMSSLDVINARLVHEAQRDLVYTSNSIQQLADSLGFADETYFGRFFRKHTGLSPRAFRLKALESMLVPEGTGPVPATPANPTSPA; encoded by the coding sequence GTGGCAACCAGGGTTATCCCGAACTACGCGCTGTACGGCGACCAGGCCGCGCCGGGCTGGCAAAGCTCGTTCGATTTTGAGTGGATTCCACAACGCTCCCGCCCCTATAACTGGGAGATCCGGCCCCACAAACACGATGCGTTTCTGCAGATTTTGTACCTGTTGCAGGGTACGGCCGAGGTGCAGATCGACCATGGTAAGTTTGCCGTCAGAGCGCCCTGCCTGCTGCTGATTCCCGCACAAACCGTGCATGCTTTCAGCTTCTCGGACGACATGGACGGGCCGGTGGTGACGGCGGCGCAGCGGCCGCTGGAGTCGCTGGCGGCGGTGGCCATGCCGGGGCTGCTGCCCACCATCCGCAAGCCCGCCATCATCACCCTGGACGGTAGCAGCGGCCATGCGGAATTGTTGATGCCGCTGTTTTTGTCGATCGAGCGCGAAGCGCATCTGCTCTCGGCCGGACAGGTGAATGCGGGCATGGCGCTGGTGGCCGCGGTGTGCGTGCAGGTAGCGCGGCTGGCCCAGGTGCAGCAGGCCGCGCAGGCGCTGGGCAACCCGCGCAAAACCCAGCAGATCGAGAAATTTCGCGCCATGGTGGACGAGCGCTTCAAGCAGCACCTGCCCATCACCGCGTATGCCGAGCAGCTGGGCATCACGCCGGGCCAGCTCTCACGCCTGTGCCGCGAGGTGCTGGGCATGTCCAGCCTGGATGTGATCAACGCCCGGCTGGTGCACGAGGCCCAGCGCGACCTGGTCTACACCAGCAACAGCATCCAGCAGCTGGCCGACAGCCTGGGCTTTGCCGACGAGACCTACTTTGGGCGCTTTTTTCGCAAGCACACCGGCCTGAGCCCGCGGGCGTTTCGGTTGAAGGCGCTGGAATCCATGCTGGTGCCCGAGGGTACAGGGCCGGTACCGGCTACGCCAGCCAACCCCACCAGCCCAGCGTAG
- a CDS encoding DnaJ C-terminal domain-containing protein translates to MHYKDYYATLDVPRDASLDQIKKAYRKLARQTHPDMSKATDAEARFKEAAEAYATLKDPEKRAAYDALGHPKAGEEFAPPPQWRHEHAADAASFDDLDLADLLAALGRGHHRGGARGPVATPGHDYENTVQLSLEDAHRGTTLSLDLKEAGGTRTLEVTIPPGTREGQKLRLRGKGGKGRHGGPDGDIYLHITLAPHPVFRADHHDLYFDLALAPWEATLGAEIEVPTLDGPVVLTVPAGTRSGRKLRLRGRGLAQGKAANGDLYALVHIDVAPKPSEAERALYQELSRISHFNPRAPKETP, encoded by the coding sequence ATGCACTACAAAGACTACTACGCCACGCTGGACGTGCCGCGCGATGCCAGCCTGGACCAGATCAAGAAGGCCTACCGCAAGCTGGCGCGCCAAACCCACCCCGACATGTCCAAGGCCACCGACGCCGAGGCCCGCTTCAAGGAAGCTGCCGAGGCCTACGCCACGCTGAAAGACCCCGAAAAGCGGGCCGCCTACGATGCGTTGGGCCACCCCAAAGCGGGCGAAGAATTTGCCCCGCCGCCGCAGTGGCGGCACGAGCACGCCGCCGATGCCGCTTCGTTCGACGACCTGGACCTGGCCGACCTGCTGGCGGCGCTGGGCCGGGGCCACCACCGCGGCGGCGCCCGCGGGCCGGTCGCCACCCCGGGACACGACTACGAAAACACCGTCCAGCTCAGCCTGGAAGACGCGCACCGCGGCACCACGCTCAGCCTGGACCTGAAGGAAGCGGGTGGCACCCGCACCCTGGAAGTGACCATCCCGCCCGGCACCCGCGAAGGCCAGAAGCTGCGCCTGCGCGGCAAGGGCGGCAAGGGCCGCCACGGTGGGCCCGATGGCGACATCTACCTGCACATCACGCTGGCGCCACACCCGGTGTTCCGCGCCGACCACCACGACCTGTATTTCGACCTGGCACTGGCCCCCTGGGAGGCCACCCTGGGTGCCGAGATCGAGGTGCCCACGCTGGACGGCCCGGTGGTGCTCACCGTGCCCGCAGGCACCCGGTCCGGGCGTAAGCTGCGGCTGCGTGGCCGGGGCCTGGCGCAGGGCAAGGCGGCCAACGGCGACCTGTATGCGCTGGTGCATATCGACGTGGCCCCCAAGCCGTCCGAGGCAGAGCGCGCGCTGTACCAGGAGCTGTCGCGCATTTCGCACTTCAATCCCCGCGCCCCCAAGGAGACCCCATGA
- a CDS encoding NADPH-dependent FMN reductase, producing the protein MQHYQIAVVVGSLRKESFNHQLAAALVRLAPSNFSFKMLQIGDLPLYNQDDDAHQAEQVIRLKQDIAASQGLLFVTPEYNRSIPGVLKNAIDHASRPYGHNAWAGKPAGVLGMSVGAIGTALAQQHLRNILAYLDAPTMGQPEAFLQAKEGFFDADGNIGAGSKEFLQGWMDQFVVWVQKQSHTIASMAAK; encoded by the coding sequence ATGCAACACTACCAAATTGCGGTTGTCGTCGGCAGCCTGCGCAAAGAGTCGTTCAACCACCAACTGGCCGCGGCCCTGGTCCGGCTGGCGCCGTCCAATTTTTCGTTCAAGATGCTGCAGATTGGCGACCTGCCGCTGTACAACCAGGACGACGATGCCCACCAGGCCGAACAGGTGATCCGTTTGAAGCAGGACATTGCGGCCTCCCAAGGCCTGCTGTTCGTCACGCCCGAATACAACCGCTCCATCCCCGGTGTACTGAAGAACGCCATCGACCACGCGTCCCGCCCCTATGGCCACAACGCCTGGGCCGGCAAACCCGCCGGGGTGCTGGGGATGTCGGTCGGGGCCATCGGCACGGCGCTGGCGCAGCAGCATCTGCGCAACATCCTGGCCTACCTGGACGCGCCCACCATGGGCCAACCCGAAGCCTTTCTTCAGGCCAAAGAGGGGTTTTTTGACGCCGATGGCAACATCGGTGCGGGCAGCAAGGAGTTTTTGCAGGGCTGGATGGACCAATTTGTGGTGTGGGTGCAAAAGCAGTCCCACACCATCGCCAGCATGGCCGCAAAGTAG
- a CDS encoding SDR family NAD(P)-dependent oxidoreductase: protein MPDTPRHWLQLDGQVCAVTGAASGIGAAIARSLAQAGARVALLDRDLAGCEHIASELTAQGASALAVACDVASEASVQAAAQQVQAAWGPAYALINNAGMLRAGGLAEVSLDDWNAVLAVNLTGYLLCARAFGAQMRQAGRGSLVHVASVSGLTPQTHSGAYSASKAGVLLLSRQLAVEWGPQGVRSNAVCPGMVRTALSAKFYEEPGFEAKRAAVTASRRVGEPQDIADVALFLASPRAAYVNAAEIAVDGGMTSMLMDMVPRPGFNAT from the coding sequence ATGCCCGACACCCCCCGCCATTGGCTGCAACTCGACGGCCAGGTCTGCGCCGTCACCGGCGCGGCCAGCGGCATTGGCGCCGCCATCGCCCGCAGCCTGGCCCAGGCCGGTGCCCGTGTAGCCCTGCTCGACCGCGACCTGGCGGGCTGCGAACACATCGCCAGCGAGCTCACCGCCCAGGGCGCATCGGCGCTGGCCGTGGCCTGTGACGTGGCCTCTGAAGCCAGCGTGCAGGCCGCCGCCCAGCAGGTGCAGGCCGCCTGGGGCCCGGCCTACGCCCTCATCAACAACGCTGGCATGCTGCGTGCCGGGGGCCTGGCCGAGGTCAGCCTGGACGACTGGAACGCGGTGCTGGCCGTCAACCTCACCGGCTACCTGCTGTGCGCCCGCGCTTTTGGCGCGCAGATGCGCCAGGCCGGGCGCGGCAGCCTGGTGCACGTGGCCTCGGTCTCGGGCCTGACCCCGCAAACCCACAGCGGGGCCTACAGCGCCAGCAAGGCCGGGGTGCTGCTGCTGTCGCGCCAGCTGGCGGTGGAATGGGGGCCGCAGGGTGTGCGCAGCAATGCGGTGTGCCCCGGGATGGTTCGCACCGCGCTATCGGCCAAGTTTTACGAAGAACCCGGCTTTGAGGCCAAGCGCGCCGCCGTCACTGCCAGCCGCCGCGTCGGCGAGCCGCAGGACATTGCCGATGTGGCCCTGTTCCTGGCCAGCCCCCGCGCCGCCTACGTCAACGCCGCCGAGATCGCAGTGGACGGCGGCATGACCTCCATGCTGATGGACATGGTGCCCCGCCCCGGTTTCAACGCTACCTGA